From Coffea arabica cultivar ET-39 chromosome 2e, Coffea Arabica ET-39 HiFi, whole genome shotgun sequence, the proteins below share one genomic window:
- the LOC140036905 gene encoding E3 ubiquitin-protein ligase BRE1-like 1, whose product MGSTGEADRKRRQFSSISPTGAAAKKHPFMPLSEDKKLDAAVLKFQNQKLVEKLEAQKIEIIDFKEKIGKLTVKQLPYENVVAVVSNSWEETVKDLESHSIHTNDCAKCERGVKDLLVRDGANPLPYNGIFPFFLLPSS is encoded by the exons ATGGGGAGCACAGGAGAAGCAGATAGAAAGCGGCGTCAATTTAGCTCCATATCACCTACTGGTGCTGCTGCCAAGAAGCATCCTTTTATGCCATTATCTGAGGATAAAAAG CTGGATGCGGCAGTGcttaaatttcaaaatcagAAGCTCGTTGAGAAATTAGAAGCACAGAAAATCGAGATTATTGATTTCAAGGAGAAAATTGGTAAGCTGACGGTGAAACAACTGCCATATGAGAACGTTGTTGCAGTTGTCAGTAATTCCTGGGAAGAG ACTGTTAAGGACTTGGAATCACATTCTATACACACAAATGACTGTGCGAAATGTGAGCGAGGTGTCAAAGATCTACTTGTCAGAGATGGTGCAAATCCTTTGCCTTATAATGGTatctttccctttttccttttgcctTCTTCATAG